In the genome of Terriglobales bacterium, the window CGCGCGCGCTGGGGCTGGACGCGCTCATCCTGATCGGCGGCGACGGCACCCAGAAGATCGGCTTGCAGCTTTTCCGCAAGGGGCTGAAGGTGGTGGGCGTGCCCAAGACCATCGACAACGACCTCTCCGCTACCGACATCACCTTCGGCTTCGACACCGCGCTGCACGCGGTGACCGACGCCATCGACAAGATCCACACCACCGCCGAGTCGCACCACCGCATCATGCTGGTGGAGGTGATGGGCCGCGACGCCGGCTGGATTGCGCTCGAGGCCGGCATCGCCGGCGGCGCCCACGTCATCCTCATCCCCGAGATCCCCTTCACCATCGCGCACGTCTGCCAATTCGTGAAGCAGCGCGAGGGCCGGGGCAAGCGCTTCACCATCGTGGTGGTGGCCGAAGGCGTGAAGCTGCCGGCGGAGCTGCAGCCGAAGATCGGGGAGGAGAAACGGAGCGCGCCGCGGGCGGGCTCGGTGGGCGCCCTGGTGGGCGACGCCATCGGACGCGCCACCCAGCGCGAGACCCGGGTCACCGTGCTCGGCCACCTGCAGCGCGGGGGCTCGCCCTCCCCCTTCGACCGCGTGCTCAGCACCCGCTTCGGGGTGGCCGCGGTGGAACTGGTGGCGCGCGGCGAGTTCGGCAAGATGGTGTGCCTGCGCGGCTCCCGCATCCAGAGCGTCGAGATCGCCGAGGCCATCGGCGCCATGAAGGCGGTGGACCCCGACGGCGA includes:
- a CDS encoding ATP-dependent 6-phosphofructokinase, whose translation is RALGLDALILIGGDGTQKIGLQLFRKGLKVVGVPKTIDNDLSATDITFGFDTALHAVTDAIDKIHTTAESHHRIMLVEVMGRDAGWIALEAGIAGGAHVILIPEIPFTIAHVCQFVKQREGRGKRFTIVVVAEGVKLPAELQPKIGEEKRSAPRAGSVGALVGDAIGRATQRETRVTVLGHLQRGGSPSPFDRVLSTRFGVAAVELVARGEFGKMVCLRGSRIQSVEIAEAIGAMKAVDPDGDTVRAARAIGISFGDGRGFA